A genomic stretch from Natronomonas gomsonensis includes:
- a CDS encoding TIGR04076 family protein, with translation MTQNVTETEYTLHDLRVECVEINGEAAASYEVGDYFEVHGEELVFPDGQPFSMYALSSLLPLLPAKQREADSDDWMSSNVRVAGPDPDIAGIFEITQTDTRTVSYEEVTDE, from the coding sequence ATGACACAGAATGTCACAGAAACCGAGTACACTCTACACGACCTTCGCGTGGAGTGTGTCGAAATAAATGGCGAAGCGGCGGCCAGTTACGAAGTGGGCGACTACTTCGAAGTCCACGGGGAAGAACTCGTGTTCCCTGATGGACAACCGTTCTCGATGTATGCGTTATCGTCGCTTCTTCCTCTCCTTCCCGCGAAACAGCGAGAGGCAGATTCCGACGACTGGATGTCCTCAAACGTGAGGGTAGCCGGGCCGGACCCCGATATCGCTGGAATCTTCGAAATCACTCAGACTGATACGCGCACAGTCAGCTACGAGGAAGTCACTGATGAGTAG
- the pdxS gene encoding pyridoxal 5'-phosphate synthase lyase subunit PdxS has product MTEPSDLNDLRQGTELIKRGFAKMQKGGVIMDVVNREQARIAEDAGAVAVMALEAVPADIRKRGGVSRMADPAIIREIIDEVSIPVMGKSRIGHTKEAEILEAVDVDMVDESEVLTPADNRYHIDKRDFTAPFVCGARNLGEALRRIDEGAAMIRTKGEAGTGDVNQAVHHQRNIKGAIRSLEGMAFEERESWARENEAPAELVHETAEMGRLPVVNFAAGGIATPADAALMMHHGCDGIFVGSGIFGAEDPNSMANAIVNAVNNWDDAETLAEIASGIGKGMKGKANVDLSQEEQLQEHGV; this is encoded by the coding sequence ATGACAGAACCTTCCGATTTGAACGACCTCCGGCAGGGTACGGAACTCATCAAACGCGGCTTCGCGAAGATGCAGAAAGGCGGGGTCATCATGGATGTCGTTAATCGTGAACAGGCTCGAATTGCTGAAGACGCTGGTGCGGTTGCAGTAATGGCTCTTGAGGCGGTCCCAGCAGACATCCGTAAACGGGGAGGAGTCTCTCGAATGGCCGACCCAGCAATCATTCGCGAGATTATCGACGAAGTCTCGATCCCAGTCATGGGTAAATCGCGAATCGGCCATACAAAAGAAGCCGAGATTTTGGAAGCGGTTGACGTGGATATGGTCGACGAGAGCGAGGTGCTGACCCCTGCCGACAACCGCTATCATATCGACAAGCGCGACTTCACCGCCCCCTTCGTTTGCGGGGCCCGAAACCTCGGTGAGGCGCTTCGACGAATCGACGAAGGTGCCGCTATGATTCGCACGAAAGGAGAGGCCGGAACGGGCGATGTTAACCAAGCTGTCCACCACCAACGGAATATCAAAGGGGCCATTCGCAGCTTAGAAGGGATGGCCTTTGAGGAGCGTGAGTCTTGGGCCCGAGAAAACGAAGCCCCGGCCGAACTGGTACACGAAACCGCAGAGATGGGTCGTCTCCCGGTAGTGAACTTCGCTGCAGGTGGCATCGCTACACCGGCAGATGCCGCTTTGATGATGCACCACGGGTGCGACGGCATTTTCGTTGGTAGTGGAATCTTCGGAGCTGAAGACCCTAATTCGATGGCCAATGCCATCGTTAACGCGGTCAACAATTGGGACGATGCCGAAACTCTCGCGGAGATTGCCAGCGGAATCGGCAAAGGCATGAAGGGGAAAGCCAATGTCGACCTCTCTCAAGAGGAGCAACTGCAGGAACACGGTGTGTGA
- the trpB gene encoding tryptophan synthase subunit beta, translated as MGLDDSAQGATFGQFGGRHVPEELEAVLEDLANEYDRLKDDPEFQQELDDLMRNFAGRPTPLYHAPALSEKYGATIYLKREDLVHGGAHKLNNALGQALLAKHAGKDRLIAETGAGQHGTATSIVGALTGLETEIYQGKKDVERQQMNVFRMEQMGASVNEVTRGGAGLADAVDAAMEDLIKNSEDTHYMVGSVVGPDPWPRMVRDFQSVIGEEAREQILDQEGQLPDAAIACVGGGSNAMGLFHPFFEDKEVDFYGAEAAGKGLDTDKHAAPLSEGDDEVYQGMRTRVIDDDVDVHSIAAGLDYPGVGPEHANYQALNRASYHGVTDDEALEAFQDLCEYEGIVPALESSHAVALAKKLAADMDEDDVLLVNVSGRGDKDVEKIAEEYLR; from the coding sequence ATGGGTCTTGATGACTCAGCGCAAGGTGCAACCTTTGGACAGTTCGGCGGACGTCATGTCCCGGAAGAACTAGAAGCGGTACTTGAGGACCTGGCCAACGAATACGATCGCCTAAAAGACGATCCGGAGTTCCAGCAGGAACTCGATGACCTGATGCGTAATTTTGCAGGTCGTCCGACGCCGCTTTACCACGCGCCAGCACTTTCCGAGAAGTACGGAGCGACCATCTATCTCAAGCGTGAGGACCTCGTTCACGGTGGCGCTCACAAGCTGAACAACGCTCTCGGTCAGGCACTGCTGGCCAAACACGCGGGCAAAGACCGACTTATCGCGGAGACGGGAGCCGGCCAGCACGGGACGGCTACCTCCATAGTTGGCGCACTCACCGGCCTCGAGACGGAGATTTATCAAGGAAAAAAGGACGTCGAGCGACAGCAGATGAACGTCTTCCGGATGGAACAGATGGGCGCCAGCGTCAACGAGGTCACGCGTGGTGGTGCCGGCCTCGCCGATGCGGTAGATGCGGCAATGGAAGACCTAATTAAAAACTCCGAAGACACCCACTATATGGTCGGATCAGTTGTCGGCCCCGACCCCTGGCCGCGAATGGTCCGCGATTTCCAGTCAGTAATCGGCGAAGAAGCACGTGAGCAAATTCTCGATCAGGAGGGACAGTTGCCGGATGCTGCTATCGCTTGTGTTGGCGGTGGATCGAACGCAATGGGGCTGTTCCATCCGTTCTTCGAGGATAAGGAAGTCGATTTCTACGGCGCAGAGGCTGCCGGAAAGGGGCTTGATACTGACAAACACGCGGCACCGCTTTCGGAGGGCGATGATGAGGTGTACCAGGGCATGCGAACGCGAGTAATCGATGATGATGTCGACGTACACTCCATTGCTGCCGGGCTCGATTACCCCGGCGTCGGACCAGAGCATGCGAACTATCAAGCGCTGAACCGGGCCTCGTATCACGGCGTCACTGACGACGAAGCGCTCGAAGCCTTCCAAGATCTCTGTGAGTACGAAGGGATCGTTCCGGCCCTTGAGTCGAGCCACGCTGTCGCACTCGCGAAGAAACTGGCCGCCGATATGGACGAGGACGACGTTCTACTCGTAAACGTGAGCGGACGAGGCGACAAGGACGTCGAAAAGATTGCCGAAGAATACCTCAGATAA
- the ppsA gene encoding phosphoenolpyruvate synthase encodes MPVLWLDEVSADDIEVVGGKGASLGELMQAQLPVPPGFVVTAGTYRTFIENAGIDEELFDAVDVDVEDSSALMTASDRAQELILETPFPEELRDEILGSYHEIGEDDAFVAVRSSATAEDLPDASFAGQQDTFLNVTGDDLLDRVRECWASLFTQRAIYYRQEQGFDHSVVNIAVVVQQMVDAEKSGVMFTSHPSTGDSTMVIEAAWGLGEAVVSGAVSPDNYVVQRTNREIDVTVAEKKVMHLKDEETGETVERDVPEEKRTRRVLSDEDISRLVDLGERVEEYYGTPQDVEWAMTDAGDYMLQSRPITTIDEDDADSNVETSATDTGVNDGSASGNGEVLVDGLGSSPGTADGPVRIVRKLDDVDKVSEGDIIVTEMTMPDMVPAMKRASGIVTDEGGMTSHAAIVSRELGVPAVVGTTDATAVLEDGQTITLDGDKGAVLNGTSVDSEEETDALDDVRPQNPVKPMTATEVKVNVSIPEAAERAAATGADGVGLLRMEHMILSTNKTPERYIDDHGVDAYVEEIVEGVRGVADEFYPRPVRVRTLDAPTDEFRQLEGGDDEPHEHNPMLGYRGIRRSLDRPDVFAHELEAFRRLFDMGYDNVEIMFPLVNDAEDVIRARNLMGEAGIDPEKRNWGVMIETPASALGVEAMAEAGIDFASFGTNDLTQYTLAVDRNNEHVADRFDELHPAVLKLIGTTIETCREHDVNTSICGQAGSKPEMARFLVNEGVSSISANIDAVRDVQHEVKRVEQKLLLDSVR; translated from the coding sequence ATGCCAGTACTCTGGTTGGATGAGGTTAGTGCTGACGACATCGAGGTAGTCGGGGGAAAAGGTGCATCTCTTGGCGAGCTTATGCAGGCTCAATTGCCCGTTCCACCGGGATTTGTTGTAACGGCAGGCACCTACCGGACGTTTATTGAAAACGCAGGAATCGATGAGGAACTGTTCGATGCCGTCGATGTCGATGTTGAGGACTCAAGTGCCTTGATGACCGCTTCGGACCGTGCACAGGAACTCATTCTCGAGACACCGTTCCCCGAGGAACTCCGAGACGAGATCCTCGGCTCCTACCACGAAATCGGGGAGGATGACGCTTTTGTCGCGGTCCGCTCGTCGGCAACCGCAGAGGACTTGCCGGACGCCTCTTTCGCTGGCCAACAAGACACCTTCCTGAACGTCACAGGTGATGACCTCCTCGACCGAGTTCGAGAATGCTGGGCCTCGCTGTTCACGCAGCGGGCGATTTACTACCGACAAGAGCAGGGATTCGATCACTCGGTGGTTAACATCGCTGTCGTCGTCCAGCAGATGGTTGATGCTGAGAAGTCGGGGGTGATGTTTACTAGCCACCCGTCAACGGGTGATTCAACAATGGTTATCGAAGCCGCTTGGGGGCTCGGTGAAGCAGTAGTGTCCGGAGCGGTGTCCCCGGACAACTACGTGGTCCAACGAACCAACCGGGAAATCGACGTAACTGTTGCCGAAAAGAAGGTGATGCACCTGAAGGACGAGGAAACCGGTGAGACGGTCGAACGGGACGTCCCCGAGGAAAAACGCACCAGACGAGTGCTTTCCGATGAGGATATCTCCCGACTCGTAGACCTTGGCGAACGTGTCGAAGAGTACTACGGCACACCACAGGATGTCGAATGGGCAATGACCGATGCGGGGGATTACATGCTTCAATCGCGCCCGATTACAACCATCGACGAAGACGACGCCGACAGCAACGTCGAGACATCCGCCACCGACACCGGTGTTAACGATGGGTCCGCTTCGGGGAATGGCGAGGTACTCGTCGACGGCCTGGGTTCGAGCCCTGGTACCGCCGACGGCCCGGTCCGTATCGTCCGCAAACTCGACGATGTCGACAAGGTCAGCGAGGGCGATATCATCGTCACCGAGATGACGATGCCGGATATGGTGCCGGCGATGAAGCGCGCAAGCGGCATCGTCACCGACGAGGGCGGCATGACCAGCCACGCCGCCATCGTCTCCCGGGAACTGGGCGTTCCTGCAGTCGTCGGAACGACTGACGCTACGGCGGTACTCGAAGACGGACAAACCATCACCCTCGATGGCGACAAGGGCGCGGTCCTGAACGGGACGAGCGTCGATTCCGAAGAGGAGACGGATGCCCTCGACGATGTCAGACCTCAGAACCCAGTCAAGCCGATGACGGCGACGGAAGTGAAGGTCAACGTCTCGATTCCGGAAGCCGCCGAACGCGCGGCCGCGACCGGCGCCGACGGCGTCGGCCTGCTCCGCATGGAGCACATGATTCTCTCGACGAACAAGACGCCCGAACGCTACATCGACGACCACGGCGTCGACGCCTACGTCGAGGAAATCGTCGAGGGCGTCCGCGGCGTCGCCGACGAGTTCTACCCCCGACCCGTCCGCGTTCGGACGCTGGATGCGCCGACCGACGAGTTCCGCCAACTCGAAGGCGGCGACGACGAACCCCACGAACACAACCCGATGTTGGGCTATCGGGGCATCCGCCGGAGTCTCGACCGCCCCGACGTCTTCGCCCACGAACTCGAAGCGTTCCGCCGACTCTTCGACATGGGCTACGACAACGTCGAAATCATGTTCCCGCTCGTCAACGACGCCGAGGACGTCATTCGGGCCCGGAACCTCATGGGAGAGGCCGGCATCGACCCCGAAAAGCGAAACTGGGGCGTGATGATAGAGACGCCGGCCTCGGCGCTGGGCGTCGAAGCGATGGCCGAGGCGGGCATCGACTTCGCCTCCTTCGGGACGAACGACCTCACCCAGTACACGCTTGCTGTGGACCGCAACAACGAACACGTCGCCGACCGCTTCGACGAACTCCATCCCGCCGTGTTGAAACTCATCGGCACCACCATCGAGACCTGCCGCGAACACGACGTCAACACGTCCATCTGCGGACAGGCCGGGTCGAAACCCGAGATGGCGCGGTTCCTCGTCAACGAAGGCGTCTCCTCGATTTCGGCGAACATCGACGCCGTCCGCGATGTCCAACACGAAGTCAAACGCGTCGAACAGAAACTGCTGTTGGACTCCGTGCGATAA
- a CDS encoding IclR family transcriptional regulator, protein MNDRQEQKQRTIQSVDKACRIIRMLRELDGAGVTEIADRMDMPKGSVHTYLNTLKQNDIVCKTGGQYRLGFFLLELGEEIKHKNQVCQFAQGPLDELASETGELARLVLREQGYGVYLDKSEGKKAIETTILPGQREYLHYTSQGKAILAHLPESEVRKIIDKHGLPKQTENTITDPEALFEELAEIRERGVAFSQGERTRGLRCVSTAIHEPNGDAVAAIGVCGPTNRMRDDRFRKEIPEIVRDKANLIEINMQMAMN, encoded by the coding sequence ATGAACGATAGACAGGAACAAAAACAACGCACGATTCAGTCTGTTGATAAGGCCTGCCGTATAATTAGGATGCTGCGAGAGTTAGACGGTGCAGGTGTAACGGAGATAGCCGATCGGATGGATATGCCAAAAGGTTCTGTGCATACCTATCTGAATACCCTGAAGCAGAACGATATCGTGTGCAAAACTGGTGGTCAGTACCGTCTTGGGTTCTTTTTGCTCGAACTCGGGGAAGAGATCAAACACAAAAACCAGGTGTGTCAGTTCGCACAGGGGCCACTCGATGAGCTGGCTTCGGAGACCGGTGAGTTGGCCCGTCTTGTCCTACGAGAGCAGGGATACGGTGTGTACTTGGACAAATCTGAGGGCAAAAAAGCGATCGAAACCACGATTCTACCTGGACAGCGTGAGTACCTCCACTACACGTCTCAGGGGAAGGCTATCTTAGCTCACCTCCCAGAATCAGAAGTTCGGAAAATCATCGATAAACATGGATTGCCCAAACAGACAGAGAATACCATTACGGATCCTGAGGCGCTGTTCGAGGAGTTAGCGGAGATTCGTGAACGGGGGGTTGCCTTCAGTCAGGGCGAACGCACCCGTGGACTTCGGTGTGTATCGACAGCGATTCACGAACCAAATGGCGATGCCGTAGCTGCAATCGGCGTTTGTGGGCCAACGAATCGCATGCGTGACGATCGGTTCCGGAAGGAAATCCCGGAAATCGTTCGCGACAAAGCAAATCTCATTGAAATCAATATGCAGATGGCTATGAATTGA
- the nadX gene encoding aspartate dehydrogenase, with amino-acid sequence MIRSVSIVGCGTIGKEIATHIADGTAPVNLSVVYDHHPDRVTTVCDQFKHGEHPRKADTVAEVFETDLVIEAADKDVVDDVAVGALESGSSCMLMSVGALADTELRSNIFRAAERSTGNLYLPSGSIAGLDSIKTAALTGELENVSLQTTKPLGVLKGAPYIEESGIDLNAITEPTVVFEGTADEAAPLFPSNINVAMTLSLAGVGPEETTVRIVADPTGKNNVHEITAEGGMGRIETSVRNVPSPNDQKTSYLAAISAIEKLRGLNATIDVGT; translated from the coding sequence ATGATTCGTTCAGTCAGTATTGTCGGCTGTGGAACGATTGGGAAGGAAATCGCGACCCACATCGCTGATGGAACGGCTCCAGTCAACCTCTCTGTTGTGTATGACCATCATCCAGATCGCGTTACCACCGTTTGCGACCAGTTCAAGCATGGAGAACATCCTAGAAAAGCCGACACGGTCGCTGAGGTTTTTGAGACAGACCTCGTTATCGAGGCTGCCGACAAAGACGTGGTCGATGACGTCGCTGTTGGAGCACTTGAATCAGGAAGCTCTTGCATGCTGATGAGCGTCGGAGCGCTTGCCGATACGGAATTGCGGTCTAATATCTTCAGGGCAGCGGAGCGGAGTACTGGCAATCTCTACTTACCTTCTGGTTCGATTGCAGGTCTCGACTCGATAAAAACCGCTGCGCTAACTGGGGAACTAGAAAACGTGTCGCTGCAGACCACGAAACCACTTGGTGTTCTCAAAGGAGCGCCGTATATCGAAGAAAGCGGAATTGATCTTAACGCCATCACAGAACCTACCGTCGTCTTTGAAGGAACAGCGGACGAGGCCGCACCGCTGTTTCCGTCAAATATCAACGTCGCGATGACGCTGAGTCTCGCGGGTGTCGGCCCTGAAGAAACGACTGTCAGGATTGTCGCAGATCCAACCGGGAAGAACAACGTCCACGAGATTACGGCTGAGGGTGGGATGGGTCGAATCGAGACATCGGTTCGAAACGTTCCGTCACCAAACGACCAAAAGACGAGCTATCTCGCAGCGATTTCTGCAATAGAGAAGTTACGAGGGCTTAACGCGACTATCGATGTCGGTACATAA
- a CDS encoding alpha/beta hydrolase: protein MSQQMDSQMAAVIEEMDGNGIPDWSTMSVQCARRVEDELFSRGGGTDVALVRDLEIEGEESDIPIRVYHPQTENPPVLVFYHGGGWTLGTLDSADNICRELASRSQCLVISVDYRLAPEHPFPAALNDTFSALKWAAEHADELGADSDTLGVAGTSAGGNLAAATALRAMETDLTVDGQFLLYPITGVVRETESYVQHSDQPLLTRRDMQWFWDQYLEYPIQKHNPLAAVRRVSDPSGVAPAVVVTAGMDVLRDDGIEYAEKLEASGVPTTHDHYPALAHGFLSLTDEVDTADEAMDRLTNHIRSRLANSNREE, encoded by the coding sequence ATGAGCCAGCAAATGGACTCACAGATGGCGGCCGTAATCGAAGAGATGGATGGAAACGGGATTCCAGACTGGAGCACAATGTCCGTTCAGTGTGCCCGGAGAGTCGAAGACGAACTTTTCTCCCGTGGCGGGGGGACCGACGTTGCGTTGGTTCGAGATCTCGAAATCGAGGGTGAAGAATCCGACATCCCGATTCGGGTGTATCATCCCCAAACAGAGAATCCGCCGGTCTTGGTCTTTTATCACGGCGGCGGGTGGACACTCGGAACCCTCGATTCCGCTGATAACATCTGTCGGGAACTCGCGAGTCGAAGCCAGTGTCTGGTTATTTCGGTGGATTACCGCCTGGCGCCGGAACACCCGTTCCCCGCGGCGCTCAACGACACGTTTTCTGCGCTCAAGTGGGCGGCCGAACATGCAGACGAACTGGGTGCCGATTCAGACACTCTCGGCGTCGCAGGGACAAGTGCGGGGGGCAACCTTGCAGCTGCAACGGCACTCCGTGCGATGGAGACTGACCTAACCGTAGATGGACAGTTCCTGCTGTATCCGATTACAGGCGTCGTTCGGGAGACGGAGTCATACGTTCAGCACAGCGACCAGCCGCTCCTGACCCGCCGAGATATGCAGTGGTTCTGGGACCAATATCTCGAGTATCCCATCCAAAAGCACAACCCTCTCGCCGCGGTTCGGCGGGTATCAGACCCCTCCGGCGTCGCCCCCGCTGTCGTCGTAACCGCTGGTATGGACGTACTCCGAGATGATGGTATCGAGTACGCAGAAAAACTCGAAGCAAGTGGCGTCCCGACCACTCACGACCACTATCCGGCCCTTGCACACGGGTTTTTGAGCCTGACTGACGAAGTCGATACGGCCGACGAAGCGATGGACCGATTGACGAATCACATTCGGTCACGGCTAGCGAACTCGAATCGTGAGGAGTGA
- a CDS encoding pyridoxal-phosphate-dependent aminotransferase family protein, translated as MTQKREYTGDYPDKTLYIPGPTEVREDVIEAMSQPMFGHRMDRMTDLYTTIVEDTKEFLDTDNEVIVLTGSGTEFMDSSILNLVDDNVLCTTCGSFSERQANVAERLGKNVDRVEYEWGKAVKPDDVRTALEERNRDYDVVTCVMNESSTGVRNPVEEIGDVVAEYPNTYFVVDAVSALGGDYVDIDAHGIDVIFTSIQKAFAMPPGLAVCVVSDEAYERERQKESASWYGGFQRTLDYYDRKGQTHSTPAIPIMLAYREQMKHMLEESHETRDRRHREMAEYTREWAREHFDVFPETGYESQTVSCIENTRGIDVAETIDAVSEEYDFVFSNGYGSVLGEETFRIGHMGEHDRDSIEALTDAIEDVAGL; from the coding sequence ATGACTCAGAAACGTGAATACACCGGCGATTATCCCGACAAGACGTTGTACATTCCTGGTCCAACCGAGGTTCGTGAGGACGTTATCGAGGCAATGAGCCAGCCGATGTTCGGCCATCGGATGGACCGGATGACGGACCTCTATACGACCATCGTCGAGGACACCAAGGAGTTCCTCGACACCGACAACGAGGTCATCGTTCTCACAGGGTCCGGAACCGAATTCATGGACAGTTCGATTCTCAATCTCGTCGATGACAACGTTCTGTGTACGACCTGCGGCAGCTTCAGCGAGCGGCAGGCGAACGTCGCCGAACGTCTCGGAAAGAACGTCGACCGCGTCGAGTACGAGTGGGGGAAGGCAGTCAAACCCGATGACGTCCGGACGGCTCTCGAGGAACGCAACAGGGATTACGATGTCGTCACCTGTGTGATGAACGAATCCTCTACAGGTGTCCGTAACCCAGTCGAAGAGATCGGCGATGTCGTCGCAGAGTATCCAAACACCTACTTCGTCGTGGATGCCGTCTCTGCGCTAGGAGGCGACTACGTCGATATCGACGCCCACGGAATCGACGTAATCTTTACTTCGATTCAGAAAGCCTTCGCAATGCCGCCGGGGTTAGCGGTTTGTGTCGTCAGTGACGAGGCTTACGAGCGGGAACGCCAGAAGGAGTCGGCGTCGTGGTACGGTGGCTTCCAGCGGACGCTGGATTACTACGACCGAAAGGGACAGACTCACTCGACGCCAGCCATCCCAATCATGTTGGCTTATCGCGAGCAGATGAAACACATGCTCGAAGAGAGTCACGAAACCCGGGACCGGCGTCACCGCGAGATGGCTGAATACACCCGCGAATGGGCCCGCGAACACTTCGATGTCTTCCCAGAAACGGGATACGAATCCCAGACGGTCAGTTGTATCGAGAATACTCGCGGCATCGACGTTGCCGAGACCATCGACGCAGTATCCGAGGAATATGACTTCGTCTTTTCCAACGGCTATGGGTCGGTATTGGGCGAGGAAACGTTCCGCATTGGCCATATGGGCGAACACGACCGCGACTCGATTGAGGCGCTAACCGACGCCATCGAGGATGTTGCTGGCCTCTAA
- the serB gene encoding phosphoserine phosphatase SerB: protein MSLVAFDFDGTLSDSEMTVLLGDRCGVADDMAEITERSMNDEIEYAESLRKRAALLDGLSGSDADAAFDEVELREGAADLIGELNDAGVTTAILTGGFERGVATALEREGVTVDRIVSNRLPMNDEPELTGEVEGPLIEGTKDDALETLASEVGIDLADTVAVGDGANDLPMLNVAGLSIGFDPKPAVEPHCEIVVNSMADVRETLLDRDVLENA, encoded by the coding sequence ATGTCACTCGTAGCTTTCGACTTCGATGGGACACTTTCCGACTCGGAAATGACCGTGTTGTTGGGCGATCGGTGTGGCGTGGCCGACGATATGGCTGAAATAACCGAACGCTCGATGAACGACGAGATCGAGTACGCCGAGAGCCTTCGGAAGCGCGCGGCACTACTCGACGGGCTTTCGGGCTCCGATGCCGACGCCGCCTTTGACGAAGTGGAACTCCGCGAGGGGGCTGCTGATCTCATCGGGGAGTTGAATGACGCAGGTGTGACAACGGCGATTCTCACTGGGGGCTTCGAGCGCGGTGTCGCGACCGCACTCGAACGCGAAGGGGTGACCGTTGATCGAATCGTTTCAAACCGATTGCCGATGAACGACGAACCCGAATTGACAGGAGAAGTCGAAGGACCGCTCATTGAGGGCACCAAAGACGATGCCCTTGAGACCCTCGCTAGCGAGGTTGGGATCGACCTCGCAGACACTGTTGCGGTCGGTGACGGCGCGAATGATTTACCAATGCTGAACGTAGCTGGGCTCTCGATCGGGTTCGATCCCAAGCCAGCTGTCGAACCCCACTGTGAGATCGTCGTGAACTCGATGGCAGACGTCCGAGAGACACTTCTCGACCGCGACGTTCTTGAAAACGCCTGA